Proteins encoded within one genomic window of Couchioplanes caeruleus:
- a CDS encoding UbiA prenyltransferase family protein, translating into MPATDALVPDTAHRPHWRALLALIRPGQWSKNLIAVPLALLSDPVLPLAGYLRLAWITCLFILASAMVYVLNDYADRRRDQAHPVKRHRPIASGEVSPAEAIVLAMALAAALLVLTLAGPTRAAWPAYIYLVLNVAYSCGLKNVPLLDVLIVSCGFVLRAVAGCVVLGFSLSGWLALTVFTGSLLLSLGKRRHEMLQTSDDGHRPALGAYSVQLLDHLILLNSGIVLMATMTLFHSDLASEYGRAAMMFSAPFAVLLIFRYLQVVFVVGGGAEPARLLVRDRPIVGTAVLWAVALIALRLAELADVQWVG; encoded by the coding sequence ATGCCAGCTACCGACGCCCTTGTTCCCGACACTGCACACCGCCCGCACTGGCGAGCCCTGCTGGCGCTCATCCGGCCAGGTCAGTGGTCGAAGAATCTGATCGCCGTTCCGTTGGCTCTGCTGTCCGACCCGGTGCTTCCGTTGGCCGGATACCTCCGGCTGGCCTGGATCACCTGCCTGTTCATCCTCGCGTCCGCGATGGTCTACGTGCTCAACGACTACGCAGATCGGCGTCGCGACCAGGCGCACCCGGTCAAGCGGCACCGACCGATCGCCTCGGGAGAAGTGTCCCCGGCGGAGGCGATCGTCCTGGCGATGGCACTCGCCGCCGCACTGCTGGTACTCACGCTTGCCGGCCCCACGCGAGCCGCCTGGCCGGCATACATCTACCTGGTGCTCAACGTCGCTTACTCGTGTGGCCTCAAGAACGTCCCCCTCCTCGACGTGCTGATTGTGTCGTGCGGATTCGTTCTCCGCGCAGTCGCAGGATGTGTCGTTCTCGGGTTCTCCCTCTCGGGCTGGCTGGCATTGACCGTCTTCACCGGCAGCCTGCTGCTCAGCCTCGGGAAGCGCCGGCACGAGATGCTCCAGACCAGCGACGACGGTCATCGTCCTGCGCTCGGTGCATACTCGGTCCAGCTCTTGGACCACCTCATCCTGCTGAACTCCGGGATCGTTCTCATGGCCACGATGACGCTCTTCCACAGCGATCTGGCCTCGGAGTACGGGCGGGCCGCCATGATGTTCTCGGCCCCGTTCGCAGTGCTGCTGATCTTCCGCTATCTGCAGGTGGTCTTCGTTGTCGGCGGCGGTGCGGAGCCGGCCCGCCTGCTCGTCCGGGACCGGCCCATCGTCGGCACGGCCGTGCTGTGGGCGGTCGCCCTGATCGCACTGCGCTTGGCCGAACTGGCCGATGTGCAGTGGGTGGGGTGA
- a CDS encoding glycosyltransferase family 4 protein, which yields MTSEDFDVTVVLNYYAPYVSGLTETARIVAEGLAKRGWRVAVVTTQHEASIPRHEVLEGVHVFRAPIMFRIGRGPVSPGFVPLVRRIAARSKILHLHLPMLESAPITWLVRDTPVVSTHHIDLWLKPSLMNRIQIQGVNMSVRSAIRHSTHVVVNSEDQARHSNVWPDIARGEWSAIPAPCLDPRGGAPTYRSGPGHHVGFMGRIVPDKGIEYLIQAFLRVAGSHDRLLLAGEYDTVAGGSNIGELRRLIAGDDRVVFLGLLDRAGTRDFYASIDTFALTSVAESFGIVQAEAMMCGLPVVGSDLPGGRVPIQQTGFGRLTRPRDVHAIATALVELRDFPADEKHRLAQLARDLYGAEGCIDRYESLFSRLMKA from the coding sequence ATGACGTCCGAGGACTTCGACGTAACGGTCGTGCTGAACTACTACGCTCCGTACGTCTCGGGCTTGACCGAAACCGCCCGCATCGTCGCCGAGGGCCTGGCCAAGCGTGGCTGGCGCGTGGCAGTCGTGACCACCCAACACGAGGCGTCGATCCCGCGTCACGAAGTGCTCGAGGGAGTGCATGTCTTTCGCGCACCCATCATGTTCCGGATCGGGCGCGGCCCGGTCAGTCCAGGCTTCGTGCCCCTGGTACGGCGGATAGCGGCCAGATCCAAGATCCTGCATCTGCACCTGCCGATGCTGGAGTCCGCCCCGATTACGTGGCTGGTGCGGGACACACCCGTCGTGTCGACCCACCACATCGACCTGTGGCTCAAGCCGTCGTTGATGAATCGCATCCAGATCCAGGGCGTCAACATGTCCGTACGGAGCGCCATACGTCATTCCACCCACGTAGTCGTCAACAGCGAGGATCAGGCACGCCACTCCAACGTGTGGCCGGATATCGCCAGGGGTGAGTGGTCCGCCATTCCCGCCCCTTGTCTCGACCCGCGCGGCGGCGCTCCGACCTACCGCAGCGGGCCCGGTCACCACGTGGGATTCATGGGGCGCATCGTGCCGGACAAGGGTATCGAGTACCTCATCCAGGCTTTCCTGCGCGTCGCCGGTTCGCACGATCGCCTCCTCCTTGCCGGCGAGTACGACACCGTTGCCGGCGGCAGCAATATCGGGGAACTGCGCCGCCTGATCGCCGGCGATGACCGCGTCGTCTTCCTGGGCCTCCTCGACCGCGCCGGAACCAGAGACTTCTACGCTTCCATCGACACCTTCGCCCTGACATCGGTGGCCGAGTCCTTCGGCATCGTCCAGGCAGAGGCCATGATGTGCGGTCTGCCGGTCGTCGGCTCCGACCTGCCCGGTGGCCGGGTACCCATCCAGCAGACCGGATTCGGACGCCTGACCAGACCCAGGGACGTGCATGCGATCGCGACGGCTCTCGTCGAGTTGCGCGACTTCCCCGCGGACGAGAAGCACCGCCTCGCACAGCTGGCTCGCGACCTCTACGGCGCGGAAGGCTGCATCGACCGATACGAGAGCCTGTTCTCGCGCCTGATGAAGGCCTAG
- a CDS encoding NAD-dependent epimerase/dehydratase family protein, producing the protein MHIAITGGAGVLGRNLIQRLVKEGHRVTSLDLTFVPEYTNYQQIIGDIRDADIVRSAISGADMVVHAAAALPSYKPQQIRSISVEGTRTVLAACHAARIERVVHVSSSAVYGLPDVVPTTEDYPRERVDPYNCAKIDAELICEDYRDKGMCIPILRPKTFLGPHRLGIFSMLFEWADEGHHFPLMGGGHFRSQMLDVDDLVEVVSTVLRLPDASVNSEFNVAATEFTTLHDDFQAVLDAAGHGKRVISLPAKPAIGALRALEMLGVSPVYKRLIYKLSRDAYVSTARAEKVLGFAPKHSNQDTIIRTFRWWQSQKSSEQAVVKAGKTSREPWKQGVLGLAKVVF; encoded by the coding sequence ATGCATATTGCTATTACGGGTGGCGCGGGCGTTCTGGGCCGTAATCTCATCCAGCGCCTGGTCAAGGAAGGCCACCGCGTCACGAGTCTTGATTTGACGTTCGTTCCCGAGTATACGAACTACCAGCAGATCATCGGAGACATCCGCGACGCGGACATCGTCCGCTCCGCGATCTCCGGGGCCGACATGGTGGTCCACGCCGCCGCCGCCCTGCCGAGCTACAAGCCGCAGCAGATCCGTTCGATCTCGGTCGAGGGCACGAGAACGGTGCTGGCCGCTTGTCACGCCGCGCGTATCGAGCGAGTCGTTCACGTCTCGTCATCGGCGGTCTACGGTCTGCCGGATGTCGTCCCGACGACCGAGGATTATCCGCGCGAACGCGTCGACCCTTACAACTGCGCCAAGATCGACGCCGAGTTGATCTGCGAAGACTACCGCGACAAGGGCATGTGTATTCCCATTCTGCGCCCCAAGACGTTCCTCGGGCCGCACCGGCTCGGTATCTTCTCGATGCTCTTCGAGTGGGCCGACGAAGGCCACCACTTCCCGCTGATGGGCGGTGGTCACTTCCGCAGCCAGATGCTGGACGTCGATGATCTTGTCGAGGTAGTGAGTACGGTCCTCCGTCTGCCGGATGCGTCGGTGAACTCCGAGTTCAACGTGGCCGCGACCGAGTTCACCACGTTGCACGACGATTTCCAGGCCGTACTGGATGCCGCGGGTCACGGTAAAAGAGTCATTTCCCTTCCGGCGAAGCCTGCTATCGGAGCACTGCGCGCACTGGAGATGCTGGGCGTGTCACCCGTCTACAAGCGCCTGATCTACAAGCTCAGCCGCGATGCCTATGTCAGCACGGCGCGAGCCGAAAAGGTCTTGGGCTTCGCGCCGAAGCACTCCAACCAGGACACGATCATTCGTACATTCCGCTGGTGGCAGAGCCAGAAGTCCTCGGAGCAGGCGGTGGTCAAGGCCGGGAAAACCAGCCGTGAGCCGTGGAAGCAGGGCGTCCTCGGCCTGGCCAAGGTGGTGTTCTGA
- a CDS encoding endonuclease/exonuclease/phosphatase family protein, whose translation MAVSEEVRTADPWRSRMARAVGRWKSSKPRPAGRWRRRLSASVFAMAILWLVFAVLQELLTGRVWFWVLPGLMPPIMFAVAPALLMIAAALLKRFRISVLALAVVSFTITVPSSGINFAALLPRDAPAAEGHPVRVVQMNTDYWGQLREGTLSDPRDKESMLKYLRALDADVYLLQEHMTRVGELALPVTDLSDVGRVFPEYRAFTAGTLLTLTRLPVMDHRVVNPDTSSTLALPPPPYELMVNVKVGDRVLSTYNVHMPIQIIIEQNWFTRDFYKEIERRHVIRHEEFEALTEDVVANPNPLIVAGDFNTSPAMGDIRGLLDVTRDAARYSGRLYPATWRVGGQLPMLWRNDWYLIRNDITVDKFRSLDPEGNSDHLVQAVDLVIAK comes from the coding sequence ATGGCTGTCTCCGAGGAAGTGCGCACTGCCGATCCCTGGAGATCGCGGATGGCGCGAGCTGTGGGCCGGTGGAAGTCGTCGAAGCCGCGACCTGCCGGCCGCTGGAGGAGGCGGCTGTCTGCCTCCGTCTTCGCGATGGCGATACTCTGGCTCGTCTTCGCGGTCCTACAGGAACTGCTGACGGGCAGGGTCTGGTTTTGGGTGCTTCCGGGGCTGATGCCGCCGATCATGTTCGCCGTCGCTCCGGCGCTTCTGATGATCGCGGCGGCCCTTCTCAAGCGGTTCCGGATTTCCGTCCTGGCACTTGCCGTTGTCTCCTTCACCATCACTGTGCCTTCATCGGGCATCAACTTCGCGGCCCTTCTCCCACGCGATGCGCCGGCCGCAGAGGGCCATCCTGTGCGCGTCGTGCAGATGAATACCGATTACTGGGGCCAGCTGCGGGAGGGAACACTATCGGATCCGCGCGACAAGGAGTCCATGCTCAAATATCTCCGCGCTCTGGACGCCGATGTCTATTTGCTGCAGGAGCATATGACACGTGTCGGAGAGCTGGCACTACCCGTAACGGATCTGTCGGATGTCGGTAGGGTCTTCCCGGAATATCGCGCTTTTACGGCCGGAACGCTTCTAACGCTCACTCGCCTGCCGGTGATGGACCACAGGGTCGTCAATCCCGACACCAGTTCCACTCTCGCCCTTCCGCCGCCACCCTACGAGTTGATGGTGAACGTTAAGGTAGGCGATCGGGTGCTTTCGACCTACAACGTGCACATGCCCATTCAGATCATCATTGAGCAGAATTGGTTCACGCGTGACTTCTACAAGGAGATCGAGCGCCGGCACGTCATCCGGCACGAGGAGTTCGAGGCATTGACCGAGGACGTGGTGGCAAATCCCAATCCCCTGATCGTGGCTGGCGACTTCAACACGAGCCCGGCCATGGGGGACATTCGCGGCCTTCTGGATGTCACACGCGATGCGGCGCGGTACAGCGGGAGGCTCTACCCAGCCACTTGGCGTGTGGGGGGTCAGCTTCCCATGCTGTGGCGGAACGACTGGTACCTGATTCGCAACGACATCACGGTGGACAAGTTCCGGAGTCTTGACCCCGAGGGCAATTCGGATCACCTGGTCCAAGCCGTGGACCTGGTGATCGCCAAGTAG